AGCCTGGCCGCCGAACTGGAGGGGGCCGAGGCGAGTGGCATTCAGCTCACGCCCTTCTCCGAGCGCTTTCCAGGGATGACGATTGCGGACGCCTACGCGGTCCAGCGGGCCTGGGTGGCGCGCAAGCTGGAGGGTGGGCGCCGCATTCTGGGGCACAAGATCGGCCTGACCTCCCGCGCGATGCAGATAGCCTCGCAAATTGACGAGCCGGACTACGGGGCGCTGCTCGACGACATGTTCTTCGAGCCGAACGGGGACATTCCCCTCTCGCGCTTCGTGGCGCCGAAGGTGGAGGTGGAACTCGCCTTCCTCCTGAAAGCGGACCTGCGCGGGCCGGGTGTGACTCTTTTCGACGTGTTGCGCGCCACGGAGTACGTGACGCCCGCTGCCGAGATCATCGATGCGCGAATTCAACGGGTGAGCAAGGCGACGGGCAAGCCTCGCCGGGTGACGGACACCATTAGCGACAACGCGGCCAACGCCGGGGTGATCCTGGGGGGCCGCGCCACGCGCCCCGACGATCTCGACCTGCGCTGGGCCGCCGCGCTCTGCATCCGCAACGGTGTGATCGAGGAAACGGGCGTGGCGGCGGGCGTGCTGGGTCATCCCGCGACCGGCATCGCCTGGCTCGCCAACCGCCTCGCTCCCCACGGGGAGGGCTTGCAGGCGGGCGAGATCGTGCTGGCCGGGTCCTTTA
This window of the Deinococcus apachensis DSM 19763 genome carries:
- the hpaH gene encoding 2-oxo-hept-4-ene-1,7-dioate hydratase, which produces MTESIQRILPDTELSSLAAELEGAEASGIQLTPFSERFPGMTIADAYAVQRAWVARKLEGGRRILGHKIGLTSRAMQIASQIDEPDYGALLDDMFFEPNGDIPLSRFVAPKVEVELAFLLKADLRGPGVTLFDVLRATEYVTPAAEIIDARIQRVSKATGKPRRVTDTISDNAANAGVILGGRATRPDDLDLRWAAALCIRNGVIEETGVAAGVLGHPATGIAWLANRLAPHGEGLQAGEIVLAGSFTRPVDIASGDVFTFDYGPLGTFSCRFTGESRHG